One segment of Spodoptera frugiperda isolate SF20-4 chromosome 5, AGI-APGP_CSIRO_Sfru_2.0, whole genome shotgun sequence DNA contains the following:
- the LOC118271600 gene encoding ommochrome-binding protein-like — translation MKLYPLVFIIVSIEAKARTKFCDVVSSDPTKHCFVKEILTSIAHSPNQLSVDKTTNTLYFSFDFGQGEYVPAILNMETKNLSVLKGVKDAFAIANDNTTGEMFFGGSHGIYKYSAATKTLQRLNINNLDIWWLFIKKNIYFIKFPSLSAYYYENRTIRAVPSLKGDIVHQFVLDREDNIFFINGSGLFGIKHDDSSPVLLRDHPRFLGIATDNYGVVHVCSEDGIFVVTKMVQKVKKVINVQGVLGMTFDGSNNIIYSDSHEIIRLLPLSKDNYNENDHGQ, via the coding sequence ATGAAACTGTACCCTCTGGTGTTTATAATAGTGAGTATCGAAGCGAAGGCTCGGACTAAATTCTGTGATGTGGTTTCCTCGGACCCAACGAAACATTGCTTCGTGAAAGAAATTTTAACGAGCATTGCACACAGCCCCAACCAGCTGTCCGTGGACAAAACCACAAATACGCTGTACTTCAGCTTCGATTTCGGACAAGGAGAGTACGTGCCGGCGATACTCAACATGGAAACCAAAAATCTAAGTGTATTAAAAGGAGTTAAGGACGCCTTTGCTATAGCCAATGACAATACAACAGGAGAAATGTTCTTCGGAGGCAGTCACGGCATCTACAAGTACAGTGCAGCAACCAAGACCCTGCAGCGGTTGAACATCAACAACTTGGACATCTGGTGGCTGTTCATCAAGAAGAACATATACTTCATCAAGTTTCCAAGTCTCAGCGCGTATTACTATGAGAATAGGACAATAAGAGCTGTTCCTTCACTAAAGGGTGATATAGTTCATCAATTTGTTTTGGATAGAGAAGACAACATTTTCTTTATCAACGGCTCAGGTTTGTTCGGTATTAAGCATGATGACAGCTCACCAGTATTACTGAGGGATCACCCAAGATTTCTGGGGATTGCGACGGATAACTACGGCGTCGTACATGTGTGTAGCGAGGATGGTATATTTGTGGTCACTAAAATGGTGCAAAAAGTGAAGAAAGTTATCAACGTACAGGGCGTGTTGGGTATGACGTTCGATGGgtctaataatattatctattcgGATTCCCACGAGATTATAAGGCTACTGCCGCTATCAAAAGACAATTACAATGAAAATGATCACGGCCAATAA
- the LOC118271599 gene encoding fumarylacetoacetate hydrolase domain-containing protein 2-like, whose translation MRLVQFVYNNRPEEIRVGFLAGEDVVDVNKIDPTIPKSLIEILNTQAIDKVKKLHASEQETVPISNVTLKAPIHGMDKVLCVGLNYKDHCEEQNLTPPEIPFIFNKFASSVVGPNASIRLKPDISEKVVCEVELTIVIGKTASRVKAEDAYDYVLGYTIAQDIGASDWEKNKSMGQLLLGKAMDTFCPIGPCITTSDEIGDPQALGIRCIVNGVQKQKSNTNQFIHKIPDIVARLSSVFTLLPGDIILTGTPGGVGVYRNPPEYLRPGDVIVSEIEKIGVMINRVEQF comes from the coding sequence ATGAGGCTAGTACAATTTGTTTACAACAATAGACCGGAGGAAAtacgcgtcggttttctggcTGGTGAGGATGTGGTTGATGTCAATAAAATTGATCCGACAATTCCTAAAAGTCTTATCGAGATATTGAATACTCAAGCTATTGATAAAGTGAAGAAACTGCATGCATCTGAACAGGAAACTGTTCCGATATCAAACGTTACTCTTAAAGCCCCTATCCATGGAATGGACAAAGTATTATGCGTCGGATTGAACTACAAGGACCATTGCGAAGAACAAAACCTGACACCACCAGAAATTCCATTCATCTTCAACAAATTCGCAAGTTCTGTCGTTGGACCCAATGCATCCATCAGGTTGAAACCAGACATCTCCGAGAAGGTCGTTTGTGAAGTGGAACTGACAATTGTTATCGGAAAAACAGCTTCTAGAGTGAAGGCAGAAGATGCTTATGATTACGTTCTAGGATACACTATAGCTCAAGACATTGGAGCTTCTGATTGGGAGAAGAATAAGAGTATGGGACAATTGCTCCTGGGAAAAGCTATGGACACATTCTGTCCCATTGGTCCCTGTATCACTACCAGTGATGAGATCGGAGATCCTCAAGCTTTAGGCATAAGGTGCATTGTGAATGGAGTTCAGAAACAGAAGAGCAACACAAACCAATTCATTCACAAGATACCTGATATTGTTGCAAGGTTGTCCAGCGTTTTCACTCTGTTACCTGGTGATATCATCCTCACCGGCACTCCAGGAGGAGTGGGAGTGTACAGGAACCCTCCAGAATACCTTCGACCTGGTGACGTAATCGTCAGCGAGATTGAGAAGATCGGTGTCATGATCAACAGAGTGGAACAATTCTAG